The Solibacillus sp. FSL R7-0668 genome includes the window GTTTCACTACCAAAATACACTTCATTTGAAAAGTGTTATAATGATGCGATTGTTCAATTGAAGAAGGAATTCTTAAATTGGGAATCTGGCGGTAAAATTGATATTACGAAGGTTCGTGGCATGATTATCCCTTTAGCTGAAAAAGTATTAGAGGATCGTTCGTATATATTCGACTTAAATAATTATTCGAATCCGAAAGATTACTTGTATCATCATTGTGTGGCAACGGGCTTAATCGCTTCAGTTATGGCCAAGAAACTAGGCTTCGAACGTGGGATAACAAATCAAATAGCGATTGCTGGGATGTTAGCTGATAGTGGAATGGCACGTATTACGGCTCGTATTCGGGATAAAAAGAGCGCACTCACAAAAGAAGAGTTCGATGAGGTGAAAAAGCATCCTACTTATAGTTATATGCTTGTGAAAAACGTCTCTGCAATTAAAGAAGTGATGAAAGAAGCAATTTATCAACATCATGAACGTTTAGATGGTAGTGGTTATCCTAAAGGGGAACGTATTGGCTCTATTTCAAACTTTGCCCAAATTATAGCGGTAGCCGATGTATTCCATGCTATGACAAGTGAACGTTTATATCGCACAAAGCAATCACCATTTAAAGTAATCGAAATGATTAAAGAAGAAGAGTTCGGCAAGTTTGATATAAAGGTTGTACAAGCTTTAATGGATATTGTTGTTGATTTACCGATTGGTACAAAGATTGAAATATCCAATTTCGAATTAGGTGAAGTAATGTTCATTAATAAATATTCTCCTACTCGTCCACTTGTTAAATTAACAAGAACAGGTGAAATTATTGATCTTTCATCTAATCGAAGCTTCTATATATCTCGCGTTATTACAAAAAATAATTAGTGTATAGTAGAAATGATTTTTAATTGATTACTTCTCAATTAAAAATCATTTTTTTATTTTGTAAAAAGGGTTGACGAGAAGGATTTAAATTGTTATTATATTAAAAGTCCTTAAAAGAAGCATAATAAATTAAATATAAGTAAGTATATTTGATTTTTGTTCTAAAGGGTGTTAAAGTATAATAACTGTCATTTCAAGTAGAGATAAAAAACTTTTAAATGAAGTGTTGACATTGATTGGTTGAAATGATAAGATATAAAAGTTGTCACAAACGACAATGATATGAACCTTGAAAACTGAACAAGCAACGTTAATGAATACAGCTTCTTAAATGAAGCAAAAATGATTTCTAACTTAATAGTTAGAATCGCTAGCAAAGCAAATGAGCTTTCAAACTACTTTTATGGAGAGTTTGATCCTGGCTCAGGACGAACGCTGGCGGCGTGCCTAATACATGCAAGTCGAGCGAATGAATAGAGAAGCTTGCTTCTCTATGATTTAGCGGCGGACGGGTGAGTAACACGTGGGTAACCTGCCCTATAGACTGGGATAACTTCGGGAAACCGGAGCTAATACCGGATAATACTTTGAACCACATGGTTTAAAGTTGAAAGATGGTTTCGGCTATCACTATAGGATGGACCCGCGGCGCATTAGCTAGTTGGTGAGGTAACGGCTCACCAAGGCAACGATGCGTAGCCGACCTGAGAGGGTGATCGGCCACACTGGGACTGAGACACGGCCCAGACTCCTACGGGAGGCAGCAGTAGGGAATCTTCCACAATGGACGAAAGTCTGATGGAGCAACGCCGCGTGAGTGAAGAAGGATTTCGGTTCGTAAAACTCTGTTGCAAGGGAAGAACAAGTAGCGTAGTAACTGGCGCTACCTTGACGGTACCTTGTTAGAAAGCCACGGCTAACTACGTGCCAGCAGCCGCGGTAATACGTAGGTGGCAAGCGTTGTCCGGAATTATTGGGCGTAAAGCGCGCGCAGGTGGTTCCTTAAGTCTGATGTGAAAGCCCCCGGCTCAACCGGGGAGGGTCATTGGAAACTGGGGAACTTGAGTGCAGAAGAGGATAGTGGAATTCCAAGTGTAGCGGTGAAATGCGTAGAGATTTGGAGGAACACCAGTGGCGAAGGCGACTGTCTGGTCTGTAACTGACACTGAGGCGCGAAAGCGTGGGGAGCAAACAGGATTAGATACCCTGGTAGTCCACGCCGTAAACGATGAGTGCTAAGTGTTGGGGGGTTTCCGCCCCTCAGTGCTGCAGCTAACGCATTAAGCACTCCGCCTGGGGAGTACGGTCGCAAGACTGAAACTCAAAGGAATTGACGGGGGCCCGCACAAGCGGTGGAGCATGTGGTTTAATTCGAAGCAACGCGAAGAACCTTACCAGGTCTTGACATCCCATTGACCACTGTAGAGATACAGTTTTCCCTTCGGGGACAACGGTGACAGGTGGTGCATGGTTGTCGTCAGCTCGTGTCGTGAGATGTTGGGTTAAGTCCCGCAACGAGCGCAACCCTTGTTCTTAGTTGCCATCATTTAGTTGGGCACTCTAAGGAGACTGCCGGTGATAAACCGGAGGAAGGTGGGGATGACGTCAAATCATCATGCCCCTTATGACCTGGGCTACACACGTGCTACAATGGACGGTACAAACGGTTGCCAACCCGCGAGGGGGAGCTAATCCGATAAAACCGTTCTCAGTTCGGATTGTAGGCTGCAACTCGCCTACATGAAGCCGGAATCGCTAGTAATCGCGGATCAGCATGCCGCGGTGAATACGTTCCCGGGCCTTGTACACACCGCCCGTCACACCACGAGAGTTTGTAACACCCGAAGTCGGTGAGGTAACCTTTTGGAGCCAGCCGCCGAAGGTGGGATAGATGATTGGGGTGAAGTCGTAACAAGGTAGCC containing:
- a CDS encoding HD-GYP domain-containing protein produces the protein MEAINMRVEELRLGKVIAEDIFANTQYPIIYKDSKIKREHFRVFELFNLKAVLVYSDINEESSTEENIQVQANSVSLPKYTSFEKCYNDAIVQLKKEFLNWESGGKIDITKVRGMIIPLAEKVLEDRSYIFDLNNYSNPKDYLYHHCVATGLIASVMAKKLGFERGITNQIAIAGMLADSGMARITARIRDKKSALTKEEFDEVKKHPTYSYMLVKNVSAIKEVMKEAIYQHHERLDGSGYPKGERIGSISNFAQIIAVADVFHAMTSERLYRTKQSPFKVIEMIKEEEFGKFDIKVVQALMDIVVDLPIGTKIEISNFELGEVMFINKYSPTRPLVKLTRTGEIIDLSSNRSFYISRVITKNN